GCATAAATGAGCTCTGAGTATGTTTTGGCAAATCCAACCCCTTTGAAAATGAAAATAACAGAAGCTCACTAATTACAAAATGCAGTACAATAGACACTTGGcaaaaaataagaccacacagatGTTAGGTCCACTATAAGTTACAGTCATTCTAACACCACCGATAAGAtcctaaaaatgaattttgaaactAATTGCCAAGTTGAGAGTTGGCCTACTATGAGTGTGACATAagttagatcttatgtaacataGTTGATCTCGGGCTCACAAAGAGAGTGGATGTTTCCTCTCTACTAAGATTCTGGTCAACTAAAGCTTCTAATCTCGTACTCAGGGATTGCATATACCAAATGGTTCAAACACTATATGTAACATAAGGTGGGGTGATTTTCTGCAAACCAGAAGATCGTCATCGAAAATCAGCAATTGGGTCATCTCACAGAGCTAAAAGAACAAGCCCTTGCATCTTCACCTATAAGCTTAAACTTATTTAACTTAAATCAGTTTCAATTTTCAAACATAAGTCAATAATCTAAGGTAGTTTTATATAAAACCCAAATATCTTAAAGTCACAAAGAAAATTGAATCACCTTCTCTAGTAATTTTCCTGATGGCATGGTTGTTTTTATCAGCTACATAAACATTGCCCTTCAAATCAACAGCAAAACTTCGTGGTCTATCGAACATTGCAGAACCGAAATCTCCATCTGAGAATCCAGCCACTCCATTACCGGATAATCGATTAATCTCCGAATctgcacaaaaaaaaaactaaataacaaAAATCTCaagtaaaagaaagaaaactAGAGAGTAATAAACAGTTAACCTTGGGAAATAGGGACTGATACGGTGTAAAAAGAACTGCTGGGTGTATCAAGAATAATAAGTTGATCATCTCTAGGAAGAAGAGATGAAGGATTTATAATGTTATTCAACTTATTCCCATCAAGTATGGTAGTGACTTGG
The Papaver somniferum cultivar HN1 unplaced genomic scaffold, ASM357369v1 unplaced-scaffold_4886, whole genome shotgun sequence genome window above contains:
- the LOC113342891 gene encoding uncharacterized protein LOC113342891, translating into MAHQGSCYRNYVVSFVILTCISSSIQQVSSKLVLEDGYQVTTILDGNKLNNIINPSSLLPRDDQLIILDTPSSSFYTVSVPISQDSEINRLSGNGVAGFSDGDFGSAMFDRPRSFAVDLKGNVYVADKNNHAIRKITREGDSIFFVTLRYLGFI